In Prunus dulcis chromosome 1, ALMONDv2, whole genome shotgun sequence, the following are encoded in one genomic region:
- the LOC117616272 gene encoding glycine-rich RNA-binding protein 4, mitochondrial, producing the protein MAFCNKVGSLLRHSISQNGQAPMASMLNAARCMSSKLFIGGLSFGTSDESLKEAFSSFGDVTEARVIMDRNTGKSRGFGFVDYASDESASSALNAMDGQELHGRNIRVSIATERTGPRPYNGGGGGGGYRGDGGY; encoded by the exons ATGGCTTTCTGTAACAAAGTTGGGAGCCTCTTGAGGCATAGCATTTCCCAGAATGGACAAGCACCCATGGCATCTATGCTTAATGCTGCCCGCTGCATGTCCTCCAAGCTTTTTATTGGAG GCCTTTCATTTGGAACTAGTGACGAGTCTCTTAAAGAAGCATTCTCTAGCTTTGGTGATGTGACTGAGG CAAGGGTTATCATGGATAGGAATACTGGAAAGTCTAGGGGGTTTGGATTTGTTGACTACGCCAGTGATGAATCTGCTAGTTCAGCACTTAATGCCATGGATGGCCAG GAGTTGCATGGGCGAAACATTCGCGTAAGCATTGCCACTGAGAGAACTGGTCCTCGACCATataatggtggtggtggtggcggcggtTACCGCGGGGATGGTGGCTATTAA